From the genome of Verrucomicrobiia bacterium:
CAGCCTCGAGTATGAGGGGAGCCTGACCATTGCGGAGGATTTGATGGAAGCGGCCGGGTTGTATCCGTATGAGAAAATTTTGTGCAGCAACATGGCCAACGGGAGGCGGTTTGAGACGTATGTGATCAAAGGGCCGCGCGGTTCGGGGCAGATTGTGCTGAACGGGGCGGCGGCGCATTGTGGCAAGCCGGGGGACCGGCTGACGATCATGAGTTTTACGGAAGTGGAGGCCGCGCAGGCGGCGCAATGGCATCCCACGGTCATCGTGCTGGGGGACAACAACCGCATCACCACCCGGAAATAAGGATTGCCCATGGCTTGGACTGCCGCACAAATCGCCGCGCATCTGCAGGGGGAGGTGGTGGGCGATGCTGGTGTTGTTCTGACTGGTTTTGCGCCTGCGAAGGCCGCGAAGGCGGGGGATTTGACGTTTGCCGAGA
Proteins encoded in this window:
- a CDS encoding aspartate 1-decarboxylase, whose protein sequence is MLVHLLKSKIHRAQVTGGSLEYEGSLTIAEDLMEAAGLYPYEKILCSNMANGRRFETYVIKGPRGSGQIVLNGAAAHCGKPGDRLTIMSFTEVEAAQAAQWHPTVIVLGDNNRITTRK